Within Trichoderma atroviride chromosome 2, complete sequence, the genomic segment ACAAGAGCGCATCATGGCGGGGATCGCAAATGGATAATACGCACACATATACAAACAGCCTCTGCGGAGGATGAATCCCGCTCAGTGTGTGTATTATTCACCACTATGTGCGCAGATACAATTCTGAATTCCCTCCTTGTGTTTTCCCCCCCACTCATAGTTTTGTAGAATCAAAAGTGCCCCTCAGGAGCTCtcgaggagggggagggggaagCTAGGATGGACTGTACATCGGGGTATTTAAACAAGGACGTGTCGCCTGCGAATTGCGAATTCAAAGCTCATTGACTGTTTTTCTCAGCATCACAAGATAACACGACCGAAATCAGACACAATGGCTAAGCCCGACGGACTCCCCGCTATGACATACCGATTCCTGGGACGCTCAGGTCTCCAGGTCTCGTCCATTTCACTGGGAGGATGGCTCACTTACGGTGGCCACGTTGATCGAGGTGCGTAGAAGGAAACCCGGGAgaagaaatgagaaaaaaaaaagggacaaaagCGAACAAGATTCACTAACTGTGGGCTATCTATCAGAGGGCACATATGCATGCATGAAGGCTGCGTACGACTCTGGCGTCAACTTCTTTGACTGCGCCGAAGCCTATGCCGGGGGCGAGTCCGAGATTGTCATGGGcgaggccatcaagaagtACGGCTGGAACCGCAATGACTTGGTCATTTCCACAAAGGTACTGTGAGATCATAAAGAAGCTGCGGGGGAAATAAAAGTCTTGAGAGAATCTGCTGCTAACGCTTGGCCTTGTCTAATGACAGATCTACTGGGGTGGTGCCTTTGGCAAGAACCCCGTCAACAACCTGGGCCTCTCCCGAAAGCACATTGTCGAGGGCGTCAACGCCTCCCTGAAGCGCCTGGACCTCGAGTACGTCGACCTCATCTACGCCCACCGCCCCGACCGCAAGACGCCCATGGAGGAGACGGTCCGCGCCTTCAACCACATCATCGACTCCGGCAAGGCCTTTTACTGGGGCACCTCGGAGTGGACCGGCGTCGAGATCGCCGAGGCGTGGCGCGTGGCCGACCGGCTGGGCCTGATCGGACCGCTGATGGAGCAGCCGGCGTACAACATGCTCAACCGCGCAAAGGTCGAGGGTGACTACCAGTTCCTGTACCGCCAGCACGGCCTGGGTCTCACCGTCTTCTCGCCGCTGTACCAGGGCATCCTGTCCGGCAAGTACAAGAACGGCATCCCCGACGACTCGCGCTTCGCCCAGACCGAGGTGCCCTTTATTGCCGGCTACTGGAAGCGCACCGGCAAGGAGGCCTGGCAGGAGATTATCAACCGCGTCAACAAGCTGGAGCCCATTGCAGACCGGCTGGGCGTCAAGCAGGCTGCCCTGGCGCTGGCCTGGGTGCTCAAGAACGACAATGTCAGCTCTGCCATCACGGGCGCCAGCAGCCCCGAGCAGGTGTATGAGAACATCAAGGCGTTGGAGGTTGTGGACAAGTTGACGCCGGAGATATTAGCCGAGATTGACGACATTTTGGGCAACAAGCCGCCTCAGCTGAATGACAGAGAGTAGATTGAAACATGtgtaaaataaaagcaaaagtAGTCTGATTATTGGGTTTACtaaaaatagcaaaaaaagccaagcaatATAATGAGTTATGGATGATTTTGGGTACATTTCAACATTAAAACACAGCCTCATAATCACATAGCGTGTTGCCAAGACTGGGTATATGGTGGCACCTTGTGTTATGCTGCACGCCAAATCCTCAGCGTTGACTAATAAGCCCTAGGAATCAATCCGAACCTTAGGAAGCCACAATCAATTCTAATCAACAGATTCAGCATCTCCGGTGtttaagcttatatattataaatattcGTTGTTTCCCCTCATCTCACAACTGAGTTATCCGTGAAAACTGTCTTTGCTCTTTATAGCCAACGTCAACGTTTAAACTCATATTGTGTCTATTTTGCCACCGACTAGATAAAATCCTATGCACCTACAGATATGTCTACCTCACAAGTTTTGAAATGGTTTCCATGGCTGCAGACTCCCGTAATTGCGAGTGCGCCTATGGCGGGCCCTGTTAGTCCAGAACTCGCTGCTGAGGTGACCAAGGCGGGTGGTCTTGGTATGTGATGACAGCCTCCAAAGTTATCATCATTGAATTCAGACATGCGTAAAGCTCAGCAACGACATCACACCGCAAGATGAAAttaaagcaaaaacaaacagatagacaaaaaaaagggatcTTTTTTCAAGATGAGAATGCTAACATCCAACTTTAGGCTTCTTGGCTTGCATCGCAGATCTCAGCGAAAACTCATCCCAAGTCATCCGGCTCGATGCCGAGCTCATCAAGATCCGCCAGCTCCTCGGCGACAACGCCACCACGCCCTCCGGCCACCTCCGCATCGGCGCCGGCTTTCTCACCTGCCACAGTTCCGTCGTCAACTTCGAGGCCTCGGCCCTGCCCATCATCCAGAAGCACAAGCCCGCCGCGGTGTGGCTCTTTGCGCCGCACGAGAGCATCAGGCCGCAGAGGGAGATTGTCCGGCTGCTAAAGGGGCtcgagctgccgccgcgggTGTTTATCCAGGTGGGCAATGCGACGGCCGCCAAGGAGGCTATTGACGATGGCGCGGATGTGGTGGTTGCGCAGGGAACGGACGCTGGAGGGCATCAGTATGTAAGAGGGATGGGCgtggtgccgctgctgtcTGAGACGAGGAAGTTGGTGGATGAGGGGGGTTATGATGTTGCCGTCTTTGCGGCGGGGGGGATTACGAATGGGAAGGGAGTGGCGGCTATGCTGGCGCTGGGTGAGTTGAATTTTCTATAAAGTTGTTTATATGATGATGCGAGATGTGCTAACGAAACTATAGAAGCTGATGGTGTGGTAATTGGTACAAGAGTCTGTAACGCCCCTGCAACATACACATCTTTtcgaaagaggaagaagagacggcCAAGAAAATCTCGTTATTATTAGACACGCTGTAAGCTAACAGAATGCTCTATAGTTCATCGTTGCTAAAGAAAGCATCCTCCCCGAATTCCGCAAGAAGATTGTCCTCGATGCCGTTGACGGCGCCCTCTCGACGCTCAAGTCCACCTTCAACGACAAGATTGCCGATTCCGATCTCTGGGGCTCGCTTTACGACGGGAGAGCCGTCGTAGGCCCCATCCATGAAAAGTTTCTCGCCGGGGCGTCGTTTGAAGACTGTCATAAGAGCTTGAAGGATGACTATCCTCCtgaagagagcgagaagaTGATTAATACTTGGGCGTAAGCtttctttcccccctttttttttctggtggTCAGTACTGTGAATTTTGCAAGAGacattgttgttgatgagTTTTGATACGTTCGGATAGAGGCGCCGGCATTGGACTGGTGACAAAGGTGCAGCCTGCGGGTGAGATTGTGCGTGAAGTACGTGAGGAAGCCAAGGAGGCTATTCGCAAGGTTGCAGCTCGTTTCTAGACGTATGAGCGAGCAGTATATTAAAAACAAAAGTCAACGATTATAGTTCAAAAatgtttttaaaaaaatctCAAGCTGGAAAGGCATCCAGCCGAGTATGGTATTCTCGTCTATGCCGACATTCATAAGGCactacctatatatatatagtaaAATCAAAATCCCCCCTCTCAGCTCATGCGGCGggcaaagagcaaacaaaCAGCGTATCAGTGATAGCTGTGGCTGCAGCTTTAAACAATGATGGTATGATACATTAATAAAACAAAATCAATGCCGTGTGGTatgttgtttctttttgtttgtttctttctttctgtttcgTATCTTGCAGCCTTTAcaacttggccttggtctgAGCCTTCTTCAGGATGGGCTCCATTTTGGTGGCCTTCATGACGTCGCCCTTGACCTTTAGCTTGCCGGACATGAAGAGACGCTGGGCGTTGGCCTTGCCAGTAACGAGCTTGCCGAAATCCTCGTCGGAGAGAGACAGAGTGActagaaagagagagagccagaGGTCAGCATGCGGAGGTTCAATAAAAGAAGGAATATCCCAGATGTCATGTTGGGGGAGCCCATACCGTTGGCGTTCTCGGGAAGGCCAGCGGCAACGGTGCCCTTCTCCTTGAGGTCAATGTGCCAGCTGGCCGTCTCGCCCGCCTTATTCTTGAGGGTGAATGCAAAGACAGCCTTGCCGTTCTTGATGGCGTCCTTGCGGCCGGCTTCATCGCTGCTGAgagcggcgttgatggcctcgAAGGCCTcggaagaagggaaagcGTCTGTGGCAGCGAGAGAGCGCACGCGCGCGCAACAAATTAGTCTTTGGAGCTTTTTGGCTATTGCTGGCTGGGAATGAATGGGCTTACCGTTCTTGAGAGACATGGTGGGCGAGAAAAGCTGTTGATTGgcaaagaggagctggagggagGGTATGCGAGTAGCAACTTTTTGAATAAATTcaaggaagaaagaggaaagagattTGGTTTAATATGTAACAGGTAGTTGGCTCAGTATTAGCCGGAATGGATGGATGCGTCTGATGGAGCGGACATGTGATGCGAGCCTCGGCCGAATTTGCTGACATCATCATTTCCGGCGGGCCATTGTTGCAGCTCAATTGCTTTGTTGGGACTTggtctctgctctgctcctCTAGATGGGTGGCACATGTCTGTAGAGATGAGCCGACAAATTGGCTAGCTGCTAGCCCTAGATCAGAGAAGCCCAAAAGAAGGGGATCTACGTAGACGAAAGCAGTTTTGGAGTTCTGCTCTGAAGCTCTTCGTCTGCTCGAGGTTACACGGCGCTTTCTGATTGCTGCATCTGGgcatctcttcatcttaCGTGGGGGGGGCTTACCCCGGGTGGCGCATGCTTGGGGCCCCGGATCTTTGCACGTGGTAGGTATTTAGAAACAGCATAGCCGAGCGCATTAGGACGGTTCGATTTAATCTCTTGTTCATTTCTAACTTCATGTGACTGAAGAACTAGGCTGAGTGGAATAGCATACATGTAGGCGGGCTGCGAACCGCGAAATGTTGAGATGAGATCGATGCGCCATCTAGGACTAACTCCAGTCGCCATAAAAATACATTTAACATATACAACCTCAAAACTGCGGCCAACATATGCAACGAGAAGAGTCTATATATGCGCATTCAAATGGAAGAGTGATGAAAATAGCGGCTGAGAGGGTCCTTATACGCGCCGTAGCAGGGCATGTGTAAGACCGGAGCCATTACCGACCCTTCACCAAGATATCTGGCGAAATTCGTAGCATCACCATTCACAGTTCCCACTCGGGAACGGCAAAATCGCGTTGTTGGGGCCAATTCTCAGGTCTGCGATGCGTCAATTAGTTATACACGCCTGGTCATAGcttttgaaaaaaaagaaaagaaaaaaggagtaGAGTAGCACGTACCTTGTGAGCAGCAACGTCGCCATGCGTCGCCTCTGCTCCCCCAAGTCTTCAGCCGCCGTCAACCGTAGCCAGTCTCCAAGTTTCGTCTTGAGCTCAGTCTCACTCTTGCCCAGAATATTGATGCCACGGTCAGAACAGGCGATTCGTAGCTCCTCAATTTCAAGGCCCAAGGGACCTCCATCTTGGAGTAGCCGCTGGTCGTCGATTTCCAAGAATATCATGCGCAGTCTGCCTTTGATAGCCCACATGCCTGGGGGAGTGAAGCCCAGGCGATCCCACATCCTGCCTGAGAGATCCAAAGACTTGAGGAGGTGCCGATGTGCCAGGCCCTTTGTGAGTCTGGGACTCAGCGCACCATGAGGGTGCTGGCTCTCGAGCTCGTTGAAAGCAGCTTTACGTCGTTGCTCAGCCTTCTCTCGTGTGATGCTTAGTAGTCTCGGAAATCGGCATGTATAAGGCAAGATTCCGGGCAAGAAGATGACCAACAGAGGTGTTAGATCCtcggcaatgatgaagaacaGGGCGAAGAGGGGCAATCGCATCAGATCATGTCTTGTTCGCCATAGCAGCACCCAGTCTGCGCGTGAGAATGTGCTGGGAATATGGTGCGGCTTGAACATTGATGGTCGCTCCTCGTTTGGCAAGGCCTTGACTTTTTCGTTGACTAGCCTGCGGTTCGCCATGATGGCTTTCACGCCATCCTTGAAAAAGATGACATAGGCCTTGCCCAGCTTAAACCAGTACTTGATCTTTGATGACTGGGGTTCAACGGCCTGTAGCGGCGGAGGACGGGTCGAAGCAGGAGGGTTAATAGCCGTATTGATAGGCTTCTGTGGCTTGGAAGTGGGACGAAAGCTCTTGTTGATAGTAGGGACAGCAGCTCTTGTTTGATATGCAGCTCGGCTGGAGTGTAGGGCTCGCGACTGCGCGGCGAGGAGTTGAGGGCTGAAGAGCCATGTTTTTTGCGCTGTTAAGCCGCATCGCTGCGTGACTCGATAACTCATTGCACCAACTGCACTGACTCCGACGCCGTCAAATCAAAAACAAAATGGAAAAGAATGAGTGAGGGTCCGCTATCATGTCTGGAAATATCTAATTGAATGGGAGTTGTGTTGCAGGACGCAGATGGACTAGAAGGAGGCTCGTGTCATAGATTGATCCCGGTGTTTTACCAGCTGCTAAAATCTAGTCGCCTGTTCAGGCACGAATTTGGCACACCTGCCCTCTTCAAAGTGCTGTAAATACGTCGAAGCCAATTGCTATAATGTGGAGAGAAAATGAGACAACCGCTATATCTCAGTATCACATAAATATTATTCTCTGAATTTATTTGTAGCTTGCGGAGGCAGAGACTGATGGTGTATGGTGTGCGATGTCTGGCACGTACATGTAGTGACATCTCGACGCACTCTGGATAGACTTACCGAGGCCACTTGGTAATTTCTCTCGTGCTGGCATGTGTACAGTATGCACGGGGTTAAATTGACAGTACCGATTGTATACCAGGAGAATCATAACGGCGTCTAGAGTTGATATTGAGATTGTGTCATTGCAGCGCTACTGGGTGGTGTAAGGCATGCCTATGCACTTGTCATGGCTATGCAGAGCGCCGTGAACAATATACGTCAATCTCGGGATCGACTTCTAAGCGCCGAATGCAGATTTATACCGATGGCGGCCCGTGGAATCATGTTCCAGGCTTTCCTGCTAAGCGATGCGGCTTGCTTCTCCAGTCTGAAGTGGGCGCTTGCTCACCGCAACCGTCTCGCAAGAAACTGAGAGTTGATCACCGTTGATATCCCTTTTGGGCTCCATACACAATTGTAGAATAGCGACGTGTCAGAAAGAATGATTCGACAGCAAGCTAGAAAGAGTGGCGGCGCTCTGCAAGTCGTTTGTGGGTTGGCCCAGCGTACGATTTACATGTAGCTTACCAGATTAGAAGTGGCCTCTTTTCATAGCAACGACTTCGATGTCGTCTCTAGAATTCAGCAGTTTTCGCTCTTTGTGTTAGCAAGTCGAAACTCCCCCTTCGCTATCCGCGCCAAACAAAGCAATTCTTCAAGACGCAAAGTCTCCACCGGGTAGTTCCGATGGCGTCAATTGCCATCCACTGACTCGCTGTGCCGAGTCTTGCTGAGTGGGTTCCCATCTCGAAGTTTTCGGTGACTAATCAGTCAACTCACTCATCGCCTTTTTCCACATCCCTTCGAGAAAACCGGGCTTGGAATCTCGAACCCAGCGGTTACCGATCTGTGAGATTGAATAGGAGATTTGACAGAcgccaagagaaaaaaaggttctTATTGTCGCCAGGGATTAAGGAGAAACACAaggcaagggaaaaaaaaggagccaTGGTTCGTTCAGGGTCTCCCGGTGCTAGCGAgcagcaagatggagaaagggAGGCGGTTGTGCTCACCTGAATGCTGCAGGTCCACGCCGATGCGTCCAACTTTGCCGAGGGCGTCACCAAGGATGATGCCTATGAGCAGGTGCTATTACAGGCTGAAGGACTCTTTTACGGGCAACGCAACTGGGTTTGTCAATCTCCTTTATTCTCCCTCTTCACCGCGTCTACGACGGCTAACCAATGGTAACAGGTCTGGTAGGTGATCGGCATCACATCGAAGGAGTAGAGCATCTCATACATGGGCCTCATCGTATTGACATGAGGTGGTTTCTACTAGTAACCTGTCTAACGCAGCCTCACTACTATGGCATGCCTACAAGTCTCTTGGCGCCCCAAGCAATGAAGTAAACTGGGCAGGTGAGTGACCGAGTGACAGTTCATCCACTTCATCTGTATATCCGAGGACTTGTGTTGATTGCTTCATTCTAGGATTTTATGTGCTGGATCCCACAAAAAAGGACCAGCTCATTCTGGGACCATTCCAGGGTAAAGTTGCCTGCCAGACGATTCCCTTTGGACGAGGCGTAtgcggtgctgctgcggccaccAAGACCACGCAACTAGTCGAGGATGTGGAGAAGTTCCCCGGTCACATTGCGTGTGACAGCGAGAGCAAGAGCGAGATTGTGGTTCCTATCGTATCGGGCGACAGAGTCGTCGCAATCATTGACGTTGACTGCGCCGTCCTGAATGGATTCGATGAGACGGACAAGAAGAACCTGGAGCAGCTTGCGGAGCTTCTGGCCAAGGGCTGTGATTGGTAGACGATATAAAGAGAGTCTTCAAAAGTTCTGCTCTCTTAGTATTACGTGCATTCGGACATCGATGAATCGCTGCTTGCGTGAGAAGGGCCTACCCAGCCACGATCGAGTCTCAATGCATCGGAAAGACTCTTGGGCTGCGTGACGTGCTACCTCGTATCTACCGTAGGTAACGTCGATACGATTGGCGATGAGAATCTGCTAGTCAGCATCCTACTTGGCATTTCGCCAATGCTCTTACAAGCAACATAAATACGGACCCCGGTAGTTGTACTGTTGCATACTAGTACTGTCTACTAGAGAACATGATTCTCGAAGCACGAGTCCCCTTACCCAAAGCAAGCGAAACTGTGACCGCTAGTCTGGCATCTCCCCTTATATATCAGTGACACGGTCGGACTACACGGCCGGACTACACCGTCTATCAACAAGGAGGGACTGCATTTAGGTAAAGAATAATATATCCCGATCCGCAATCTGAGGAAACGGATGCTAGCACGGATACATGACAAGGATGTGGGGGCCGAAAATCAAGAACAAAGACGCTGCCCGTACCCGCTGCTGACGCCTCCTGAGATGCGCAGCGAGGGAGATGCGGTGCCCCAAGTCCACTCTCGACGGCCGTTACGGAGAAGAGTTGCCTGATTTGATCGCGTTTGTCTGCAAGAcgggattttttttttcgcggcTTGGCCTGGATGGTAGAGCAACGTCAGCCGCTGGGCTGGGTTATGGAGCAGAGAGATATTTTGGGGGGAGTGATGTGCGTAGAGGAAGAGAACGCGAGTGATGGTGATTACATGTAGGTACGTGTCTACTGTGCGCGGCATCTGTAGTGCTGCATTAGCTGAAGCTGCAACACAGAACAAAGCTCGTCTGGTGAGACCAGACCTTCAACGCCATGTGCATTCCGGCAATGCAGGGCGGCCAGAGGCCATTGATCTCGCCGATCGATCGTCATCTCTGTTTACTGGTCTCAGCCAGAGCACAAGAAGCCTCCGTTGACAGGGCACCGCCCCCAGTCCACGCTGCTAAATGAGACGCTGGGCGGGGCTGAGACACAGCACCCGGGCCACTAGCCCACAGGGCCACAGCGCCAAACAAGCTTTGAGCCAGTGAGGTCTTCAGCGCGTCTAGTGCCCTTGCAGTAGCCGCTCCAGCCACCTCGATTTTGATAGCAACCAGCCACCCAGAGAgcccttcatcgtcatcaaagGGATCACTCATCCCGAAATCAAAGTGTGGACGCAGCCTCTTTTCGGAGCCTCTCGCAGCCCTGAAACCCACGGCGTGCAGCTGTGGCGCCAAGCACCACTTGCGTACGGcatcccttttctctctttctttcctgCCCCCAACCACGGACGCACGCAAAGCACCGCTGCAGTCCCTGGCAGGCCCGCTGCATCAACAAAGCTGAGCGCTGTGCAGCTCCCTTGGCGGTCGCTAGTTTAGTACATGTAGGTGTTAGCTAGAATAACTTTCCGACTGCGGCACAAGCCTCTTCTTTTAAACTTCtgcattgccatggccatAAACTAGCATGCGgctattttctctcttctcttcgcctctcttctctctctctttttcattttttatTCTGACATTGTCTCTGTTGACCGCCGATTCCGTCCCGTTGCATTGTCTTTgctgtcgtcatcgtctgaCCCAGCCTCTCGCAAAAGCTTAATGGTGGCGCCCAATCCCGAGCGTCGCTGATCGCCATACGCTAAGCATACCTGCCTTTCAGCCGATGTAAACAAATAACATGGATCAAGTCTCCAACCTGCACCCAAGAGGCACTCGAGGCAGCGCTCTTGCGAGCCTGCTTCAACCTACCATAGTCATGTCTGCCGCCTCCAAACAGTTTGCTGTGAATGGCCCGCACACGGCAGGACTCTTCGCCGACATGAGTGTTGACGGACCTATCATTGGCACGCTCGTTGCCGTTGTCGACCGCGCAAAGAACTTGCCCAACCGCAAGACCATAGGCAAGCAGGATCCCTATTGCGCTGCGAGACTCGgcaaagaggccaagaagacggcaacGGATGTCAGAGGCGGACAGACTCCTAAATGGTAAGCTTTCCCAGCCTATCCGATGCCCTCTGGGCCAAGGAGCGCTCGCTGACTTTGTATCTGCAGGGACCAAGAGCTGCGATTTACAGTGCATGATTCGGCCGACTACTACCAGCTCAAGGTCTCCGTCTTCACTGACGACAAGAAAACGGATCTCATCGGAGAGGCCTGGATCGAtctcaagggcatcatcatTGCTGGAGGAGGCCAGAACGACGTATGGCAGACTTTGACATGCCGCGGCAAGTATGCGGGGGAAATCCGACTCGAAATCACGTACTATGATTCTCGCCCCAAGCCCGACAAGCCTGCTGTCAGAACAAGGCAGTCTATGGGTGCTGAGCATGAGGGCTCGCCGCCTAAGCGCAAGGAGCCTGTGAAAAGGCGTCCTCTACCGACCGATCCTGTCACTGGCGAAGTTACCGCCAATgtcccatctccatcagaCTATCAGTCTCCTCACCGATCTCCTGGCAAGATCAGCTCACACTCGCCATACGGTTCTACAAGCTCTCTTCACGAAACTGCCGAGTACGGTACTCCACAGGGGAGCACTCGATCCCGTCATGCAGACCATTTTTCTCATTCACCCAGTCATTCCGGCTCAGGCCGTGTTGAGGggcctcgccagcctcgcccgAC encodes:
- a CDS encoding uncharacterized protein (EggNog:ENOG41), translated to MAKPDGLPAMTYRFLGRSGLQVSSISLGGWLTYGGHVDREGTYACMKAAYDSGVNFFDCAEAYAGGESEIVMGEAIKKYGWNRNDLVISTKIYWGGAFGKNPVNNLGLSRKHIVEGVNASLKRLDLEYVDLIYAHRPDRKTPMEETVRAFNHIIDSGKAFYWGTSEWTGVEIAEAWRVADRLGLIGPLMEQPAYNMLNRAKVEGDYQFLYRQHGLGLTVFSPLYQGILSGKYKNGIPDDSRFAQTEVPFIAGYWKRTGKEAWQEIINRVNKLEPIADRLGVKQAALALAWVLKNDNVSSAITGASSPEQVYENIKALEVVDKLTPEILAEIDDILGNKPPQLNDRE
- a CDS encoding uncharacterized protein (EggNog:ENOG41), whose product is MSLKNDAFPSSEAFEAINAALSSDEAGRKDAIKNGKAVFAFTLKNKAGETASWHIDLKEKGTVAAGLPENANVTLSLSDEDFGKLVTGKANAQRLFMSGKLKVKGDVMKATKMEPILKKAQTKAKL
- a CDS encoding uncharacterized protein (EggNog:ENOG41~TransMembrane:1 (i159-182o)), with amino-acid sequence MSYRVTQRCGLTAQKTWLFSPQLLAAQSRALHSSRAAYQTRAAVPTINKSFRPTSKPQKPINTAINPPASTRPPPLQAVEPQSSKIKYWFKLGKAYVIFFKDGVKAIMANRRLVNEKVKALPNEERPSMFKPHHIPSTFSRADWVLLWRTRHDLMRLPLFALFFIIAEDLTPLLVIFLPGILPYTCRFPRLLSITREKAEQRRKAAFNELESQHPHGALSPRLTKGLAHRHLLKSLDLSGRMWDRLGFTPPGMWAIKGRLRMIFLEIDDQRLLQDGGPLGLEIEELRIACSDRGINILGKSETELKTKLGDWLRLTAAEDLGEQRRRMATLLLTRPENWPQQRDFAVPEWEL